A single region of the Sphingomonas sp. LY29 genome encodes:
- a CDS encoding UrcA family protein: protein MPANSSLRTLAGTATLALVCVTLAAGAAAQNRSATVTAPSGDQMTERVSYRDLNLAIKADEKKLFRRVGSAVHRICYRLNDGVSNASEEHMSCSSDAWAGARPQIRTAVRRAQEIALTGNSTIAAAAITISFR from the coding sequence ATGCCTGCAAATTCGTCCCTCCGCACGCTTGCCGGAACGGCCACGCTGGCCCTTGTCTGTGTCACCCTGGCCGCTGGAGCGGCTGCCCAGAATCGTTCGGCCACCGTCACCGCACCGTCGGGCGACCAAATGACCGAGCGGGTCAGCTATCGCGACCTCAATCTTGCCATCAAGGCCGACGAAAAGAAGCTCTTCCGCCGCGTCGGCAGCGCGGTGCACCGCATCTGCTATCGCCTCAACGACGGCGTCAGCAACGCCAGCGAAGAGCATATGTCCTGCTCGTCCGACGCATGGGCGGGGGCCCGTCCGCAGATCCGCACCGCCGTGCGCCGCGCGCAGGAAATTGCGCTCACCGGCAACTCGACGATCGCGGCCGCGGCGATCACGATCAGCTTCCGCTGA
- a CDS encoding LytTR family DNA-binding domain-containing protein, protein MSLDGGAPSDGLRVIVCFRFDPRLPAEVERLKQLLVDDHRTRHSVEVAGSFDFMIEVATPDVPTYHRWTADHAEHFDKVVTHLETSFVCCRYVRRDQQYRDHLWAPTADGLQRIECDTIDLIRAEGDYVRVQCGDRSWLLGTSLCSLSGQLDPGEFLRVHRSTVVNRRAVNRLLHRGRVWNAILTSGEKVRIAKSHVAEVVRMLRDEPATEMPVSATRYAVGDGAAPSTENEMQIVD, encoded by the coding sequence ATGTCGCTTGATGGCGGCGCACCCTCGGACGGATTACGGGTCATTGTCTGCTTCCGTTTCGATCCGCGTCTACCGGCCGAGGTTGAGCGCCTGAAACAGTTGCTTGTGGACGACCACCGCACTCGACATTCGGTCGAGGTCGCCGGCAGCTTCGACTTCATGATCGAAGTGGCGACGCCCGACGTGCCGACCTATCATCGCTGGACCGCCGATCATGCCGAGCATTTCGACAAGGTCGTCACTCACCTCGAAACCAGCTTCGTGTGCTGCCGATACGTCCGGCGGGACCAGCAATATCGCGACCATCTGTGGGCGCCGACCGCCGATGGCTTGCAGCGGATAGAGTGCGACACGATCGATCTGATCCGCGCGGAAGGGGACTATGTCCGCGTGCAGTGCGGCGATCGGTCGTGGCTGCTGGGGACAAGCCTCTGCAGCCTGTCCGGACAACTCGATCCGGGTGAATTTCTGCGCGTACATCGCTCGACCGTCGTCAACCGCCGCGCGGTCAACCGACTGCTCCACCGCGGGCGGGTGTGGAACGCCATTCTAACGAGCGGCGAAAAGGTGCGAATCGCCAAGAGCCACGTCGCCGAAGTCGTGCGCATGTTGCGGGACGAACCGGCGACGGAAATGCCTGTTTCGGCGACGAGATACGCGGTCGGCGACGGCGCGGCGCCGTCGACCGAAAACGAAATGCAGATTGTAGACTGA
- a CDS encoding UrcA family protein encodes MLARFSCSGAIAASLILSSAAAVAQRPVVVQAKPSEVPTAKVSYTDLNLASTEGAATLEKRVGKAIRKVCAANNTYSASPERHFTTCAANARAQARPQIASAVARAQQMAATGSATLAAASTITIVRN; translated from the coding sequence ATGCTTGCTCGATTTTCGTGCAGTGGCGCAATCGCTGCGTCGTTGATCCTGTCATCGGCAGCAGCCGTCGCCCAGCGACCTGTGGTCGTCCAAGCCAAGCCAAGCGAGGTGCCGACTGCAAAGGTGTCATACACCGACCTAAATCTCGCCTCCACGGAAGGCGCGGCAACTTTGGAGAAAAGGGTTGGAAAGGCCATTCGTAAGGTCTGCGCCGCCAACAACACCTATTCCGCGTCGCCGGAGCGTCACTTTACGACCTGCGCAGCCAACGCGCGGGCGCAGGCACGTCCGCAGATCGCCAGTGCAGTGGCTCGTGCCCAGCAAATGGCGGCAACCGGCTCCGCCACGCTGGCGGCGGCGTCGACTATTACGATCGTCAGAAATTAG
- the fahA gene encoding fumarylacetoacetase encodes MIQVDHTHDPALTSWVDSANGHPDFPIQNLPLGVFSRRGEEPRIGVAIGDRILDCRMLATGDLLDDHMRLALTLPHLNAWFAHGHRDGQALRHRLSDLLSDDKHRAALEPMLVSQSAAEMHLPCTIGDYTDFYVGIHHATNVGKQFRPDQPLLPNYKYVPIGYHGRASSVRLSGTPVVRPKGQRKPPTADVPDYGPSRRLDYELELGIFIGRGNELGETISIGEAGEHIAGYCLLNDWSARDLQAWEYQPLGPFLAKNFQTSISPWVVTPQALAPFRRAMGARPEGDPSPLPYLDHADDRQGGALGIELEVTLLTAAMREAGTKPHVLSRGEAAAAMYWSAAQIVTHHASNGCNLQPGDLIGTGTLSVEDSSGLGSLLEISQGGKAPLTLPGGEQRSFLEDGDELTLAARCVGEGAATIGFGTCTGRVRPAN; translated from the coding sequence ATGATTCAAGTTGACCACACCCACGATCCCGCGCTGACCAGCTGGGTCGACAGCGCCAACGGCCATCCCGATTTCCCGATCCAGAACTTGCCGCTCGGCGTCTTCTCACGCCGCGGGGAAGAGCCGCGCATCGGAGTTGCGATCGGCGACCGCATCCTCGATTGCCGCATGCTGGCAACAGGCGACCTGCTCGACGACCACATGCGGCTGGCGCTCACGTTGCCGCACCTCAATGCCTGGTTCGCACATGGACATCGCGATGGGCAGGCGCTCCGCCATCGCCTGTCGGACCTGCTGTCGGACGATAAGCATCGCGCCGCGCTGGAGCCGATGCTGGTGTCGCAATCGGCGGCCGAGATGCACCTGCCGTGCACCATTGGCGACTACACCGACTTCTACGTCGGCATTCATCACGCGACCAACGTCGGCAAGCAGTTCCGCCCCGATCAGCCGCTGCTGCCCAACTACAAATATGTGCCGATCGGCTATCACGGCCGGGCGTCGTCGGTGCGGCTTTCGGGAACGCCGGTGGTTCGGCCCAAGGGACAGCGCAAGCCGCCGACTGCCGACGTGCCCGATTACGGCCCGTCGCGGCGGCTAGACTATGAGCTGGAGCTTGGCATCTTCATCGGGCGTGGCAACGAGCTGGGCGAGACCATTTCGATAGGTGAGGCGGGCGAGCATATCGCCGGCTATTGCCTGCTCAATGACTGGTCGGCGCGTGACTTGCAGGCGTGGGAATATCAGCCGCTCGGGCCGTTCCTCGCCAAGAATTTCCAGACCAGCATCTCGCCTTGGGTGGTCACGCCGCAGGCGCTGGCTCCCTTCCGTCGGGCAATGGGCGCGCGCCCCGAAGGCGACCCCTCGCCGCTGCCGTACCTCGACCATGCCGACGACCGACAGGGCGGCGCGCTGGGCATCGAGCTGGAAGTTACGCTCCTGACGGCCGCGATGCGCGAGGCCGGGACCAAGCCGCACGTCTTGAGCAGGGGCGAGGCCGCGGCCGCGATGTACTGGTCGGCGGCGCAGATCGTCACCCACCACGCGTCGAACGGCTGCAACCTTCAGCCGGGCGACCTGATCGGCACCGGCACCCTGTCGGTGGAGGATTCCTCGGGGCTCGGCTCGCTGCTGGAGATTAGCCAGGGCGGCAAGGCGCCACTCACCTTGCCGGGCGGGGAGCAACGAAGCTTCCTCGAAGATGGCGACGAGCTCACGCTCGCGGCGCGATGTGTCGGCGAGGGCGCGGCGACAATCGGCTTCGGCACCTGCACCGGCCGGGTTCGCCCCGCGAACTGA
- the hmgA gene encoding homogentisate 1,2-dioxygenase, which translates to MTETVHYQTGFGGHFESEAVDGALPKGRNSPQRPAFGLYAEQLSGSAFTAARHENRRSWLYRMRPTADHRPFVKYDGASLFAPGTVSEPLAPNRLRWDPLADLPGDGDFIDGLATMLANRDPADLEGVALHLYRATKSMERRIFVNADGELLIIPQSGTLRIFTELGRMEVAPGWIALIPRGIRFRVDIDGEARGYVAENHGAMFRLPDLGPIGANGLAASRDFETPVAAFEDVDGEHEVVQKYLGSLWATTLDHSPLDVVAWHGNLVPCRYELARFNAIGTVSFDHPDPSIFTLLTSPSDVPGRANADFVIFPPRWAVAEDTFRPPWFHRNVMSEAMGLIHGDYDAKAEGFRPGGLSLHNLMSGHGPDLDSWQKASEATLGPVKIDGTMAFMVESCWAYRPTRFALDRAQPDYDAAWADFPKAILPR; encoded by the coding sequence GTGACCGAGACAGTACATTATCAGACGGGCTTCGGCGGCCATTTCGAAAGCGAAGCGGTCGACGGCGCCCTGCCGAAGGGGCGCAACAGCCCGCAGCGTCCCGCCTTCGGCCTTTACGCCGAACAATTGTCGGGAAGCGCCTTTACCGCCGCGCGTCACGAGAACCGCCGCAGTTGGCTTTACCGGATGCGGCCGACCGCCGATCACCGCCCGTTCGTGAAATATGACGGCGCCAGCCTCTTCGCGCCTGGAACGGTCAGCGAGCCGCTCGCCCCCAATCGCCTGCGCTGGGATCCACTTGCCGACCTTCCGGGCGATGGCGACTTCATCGACGGGCTGGCGACGATGCTCGCCAACCGCGATCCGGCCGACCTCGAGGGAGTCGCGCTCCATCTCTATCGCGCGACGAAGTCGATGGAGCGGCGCATTTTCGTCAACGCCGACGGCGAACTGCTGATCATCCCGCAGTCGGGGACGCTGAGAATCTTTACCGAGCTTGGGCGGATGGAGGTCGCGCCCGGCTGGATCGCGCTGATCCCGCGCGGCATTCGCTTCCGGGTCGACATCGATGGCGAAGCGCGCGGCTATGTCGCCGAAAATCATGGCGCGATGTTCCGCCTTCCAGACCTCGGCCCGATCGGCGCCAACGGTCTCGCCGCGTCGCGCGACTTTGAAACCCCGGTCGCGGCGTTCGAGGATGTCGACGGCGAGCATGAGGTCGTCCAGAAATATCTGGGCAGCCTGTGGGCCACGACGCTCGACCACAGCCCGCTCGACGTGGTCGCGTGGCACGGCAATCTCGTCCCGTGCCGCTACGAACTGGCGCGGTTCAATGCGATCGGAACGGTCAGCTTCGACCATCCCGATCCCTCGATCTTTACCCTGCTGACCTCGCCGAGCGACGTTCCCGGCCGCGCCAATGCCGACTTCGTCATCTTTCCGCCGCGCTGGGCGGTCGCCGAGGACACGTTCCGGCCGCCATGGTTCCATCGCAACGTGATGAGCGAGGCAATGGGCCTGATCCACGGCGATTATGACGCCAAGGCCGAGGGCTTTCGCCCGGGCGGACTGTCACTCCACAATCTGATGAGCGGCCACGGTCCCGACCTCGACAGCTGGCAGAAGGCCAGCGAAGCTACGCTCGGCCCGGTCAAGATCGACGGAACGATGGCGTTCATGGTCGAAAGCTGTTGGGCCTATCGACCGACCCGCTTCGCGCTCGATCGTGCGCAACCCGATTACGACGCGGCCTGGGCCGATTTTCCAAAAGCGATTTTGCCCCGATGA
- a CDS encoding DUF2171 domain-containing protein encodes MSGFEDIKEHMEVIGADGVHVGTVDRVVDDRIKLTKADSGEGSHEGHHHFISRGLVASVEDDQVRLSANGDVAVTFEEEEGDR; translated from the coding sequence ATGAGCGGTTTCGAAGACATCAAGGAACATATGGAAGTGATCGGCGCCGACGGCGTCCATGTCGGCACCGTCGATCGCGTCGTCGACGACCGCATCAAGCTGACCAAGGCCGACAGCGGCGAAGGCAGCCATGAAGGCCATCATCACTTCATCTCGCGCGGCCTCGTCGCGTCGGTCGAAGACGACCAGGTTCGCCTGTCGGCCAACGGCGACGTCGCCGTGACGTTCGAGGAAGAAGAAGGCGACCGCTAG
- a CDS encoding thermonuclease family protein, with protein sequence MSRFRRRRRESGPRNRTRQRIIRALIFVPLLILAGALLDPALIPPMGPTASGPERIDTNFTICGRGRSHACVVDGDTFRLGPRRVRIVGIDAPELRDFKCAREQQLAERATVRLQQLLNQGPFDMIAHRMMRQDRNGRDLMAIERGGKSIGDQLIAEGLAHRYVNAKLDWCGGTT encoded by the coding sequence ATGAGCCGATTTCGCCGGCGCCGCCGCGAGAGCGGACCGCGCAATAGAACGCGGCAGCGGATCATCCGCGCGCTCATTTTCGTGCCCTTGCTCATTCTCGCCGGCGCCTTGCTTGACCCGGCACTCATTCCGCCGATGGGTCCGACGGCCAGCGGTCCCGAACGGATCGACACCAATTTTACCATCTGCGGCCGCGGGCGAAGCCATGCCTGTGTCGTCGACGGAGACACGTTTCGTCTTGGGCCGCGCCGCGTGCGTATCGTTGGGATCGACGCGCCTGAGCTTCGCGACTTCAAATGCGCGCGCGAACAGCAACTCGCCGAGCGCGCGACGGTCCGTCTGCAGCAGCTCCTCAATCAAGGTCCGTTCGACATGATTGCGCACCGAATGATGAGGCAAGATCGCAATGGACGCGACCTGATGGCGATTGAACGCGGCGGCAAGTCGATCGGCGACCAACTAATCGCCGAGGGCCTCGCCCATCGCTACGTCAACGCCAAGCTCGATTGGTGTGGGGGAACGACATGA
- the ppk2 gene encoding polyphosphate kinase 2 — protein sequence MKRKKYEKLIEPMQAELVTMARWVAATGQRLCILFEGRDTAGKGGAIQAIADKLNPRQCRVVALPKPTETEQKQWYFQRFVSHLPARGEIVLFDRSWYNRAGVERVMGFATEEQVDDFLRAAPAFERLLVDDGMLLFKYWLGCDQEMQEERFAERLADPLKRWKLSPIDQQARAKYADYTRAREAMLKATHSAATPWTLVDFNDQKRGRLTLVRDLLDRLPDMTCPEPAIDWPPLGHPPIKEKYGVLKPIADFRAD from the coding sequence ATGAAACGCAAGAAATACGAGAAGTTGATCGAGCCGATGCAGGCCGAGCTGGTGACGATGGCGCGCTGGGTCGCGGCGACGGGGCAACGGCTGTGCATCCTGTTCGAAGGCCGCGATACCGCCGGCAAGGGCGGTGCGATCCAGGCGATCGCCGACAAGCTCAACCCGCGCCAATGCCGCGTCGTCGCACTGCCCAAGCCGACCGAGACCGAGCAGAAGCAATGGTATTTCCAGCGTTTCGTCTCGCACCTGCCTGCACGAGGAGAAATCGTGCTGTTCGACCGTAGTTGGTACAATCGCGCCGGCGTCGAACGCGTCATGGGCTTCGCGACCGAGGAGCAGGTCGACGACTTCCTGCGCGCCGCTCCCGCGTTCGAGCGGTTGCTGGTCGACGATGGGATGCTGCTGTTCAAATATTGGCTCGGCTGCGACCAGGAGATGCAGGAGGAGCGGTTTGCAGAACGGCTCGCCGATCCGCTCAAGCGATGGAAATTGTCACCGATCGACCAGCAGGCGAGGGCCAAATATGCCGACTATACCCGGGCGCGCGAGGCGATGCTGAAGGCGACCCATTCCGCCGCGACGCCATGGACGCTGGTCGACTTCAATGACCAGAAGCGCGGGCGACTGACGCTTGTACGCGATCTGCTCGATCGATTGCCCGACATGACCTGCCCGGAGCCGGCGATCGACTGGCCGCCGCTCGGCCATCCGCCGATCAAGGAGAAGTATGGCGTGCTGAAGCCGATCGCCGACTTCAGGGCCGACTAG
- a CDS encoding DMT family transporter, with the protein MSQDGQARIDASIIIPFIIFTLVWGSTWIVIRDQLGTVAPQWSVTYRFAIAAVAMAAVAHWKGQSLAIDRRGLVAATIIGACQFCINFNGVYLAEHYIASGLVATVFALLLIPNSLLAWGFLGQKPTARFFAAGLVAVTGIGILFWNEFARNPAGGTEIAIGLGLTIVGLLGASASNVYQAGPTAKDYPLLSLLAWSMAIGAVLDAVIALIVAGPPTTDPRPGYWFGLIYLALAATVLAFSLYIPVVRKIGPGRAAYSSVLVPVIAMSLSTVFEGYQWSVYAVVGGVLALGGMLLALAGRRRSTPTSKSPTAAP; encoded by the coding sequence ATGAGCCAGGACGGCCAGGCGCGCATCGACGCGTCGATCATCATTCCCTTCATCATCTTCACGCTGGTGTGGGGATCGACGTGGATCGTCATTCGCGACCAGCTCGGCACGGTCGCGCCGCAATGGTCGGTGACCTACCGCTTCGCGATCGCGGCGGTGGCGATGGCGGCGGTGGCGCACTGGAAGGGGCAGAGCCTTGCGATCGATCGGCGCGGACTGGTTGCGGCGACGATCATCGGTGCGTGCCAGTTCTGCATCAACTTCAACGGCGTCTACCTTGCCGAACATTATATTGCCTCGGGCCTCGTCGCGACGGTGTTCGCCCTGCTGCTGATCCCGAACAGCCTCCTCGCGTGGGGCTTCCTGGGACAGAAGCCGACGGCACGCTTCTTCGCGGCGGGACTGGTCGCGGTCACCGGCATCGGCATCCTGTTCTGGAACGAATTCGCCCGCAATCCCGCCGGTGGGACGGAAATCGCGATCGGACTTGGCCTGACCATCGTCGGGCTGCTCGGCGCGTCCGCATCGAACGTCTACCAGGCAGGCCCAACTGCAAAGGATTATCCGCTGCTTTCGCTGCTCGCCTGGTCGATGGCGATCGGGGCCGTGCTCGATGCAGTCATCGCGCTGATCGTCGCGGGTCCGCCGACGACCGACCCGCGCCCCGGTTACTGGTTCGGGCTGATCTACCTCGCGCTCGCCGCGACGGTGCTCGCGTTCAGCCTCTATATCCCGGTCGTCCGCAAGATAGGACCCGGCCGCGCGGCCTATTCGAGCGTGCTCGTCCCGGTCATCGCAATGAGCCTGTCGACCGTGTTCGAAGGATACCAGTGGAGCGTTTACGCAGTCGTCGGCGGGGTCCTCGCCCTGGGCGGGATGCTGCTTGCGCTGGCCGGTCGGCGGCGTTCCACTCCGACGTCGAAGTCCCCGACCGCGGCGCCCTGA